In Candidatus Pelagibacter sp. HIMB1321, a single genomic region encodes these proteins:
- a CDS encoding secondary thiamine-phosphate synthase enzyme YjbQ, translating into MKQEFYNLEIKTEGQRFYEFTNNTLNWINKNNFQNGIINLSIQHTSASLVIQENADPDVQRDMISYFDKLVPMNNSLYSHTAEGKDDMPAHIKSALTNNQISLSIKNTELLLGTWQGIFLFEHRIQPHKRIIIHHFIGN; encoded by the coding sequence ATGAAACAAGAATTTTACAATCTAGAAATAAAAACCGAAGGACAAAGATTTTATGAGTTTACTAACAATACATTAAACTGGATTAACAAAAACAACTTTCAAAATGGAATTATCAATCTAAGTATTCAGCATACCAGTGCTTCATTAGTTATCCAGGAAAATGCTGACCCTGATGTTCAAAGAGATATGATCTCATATTTTGATAAATTAGTACCGATGAATAACTCGTTGTATAGTCATACAGCAGAAGGCAAAGATGATATGCCTGCTCATATAAAATCAGCTCTCACAAACAATCAAATTTCTTTAAGCATAAAAAATACAGAATTACTGCTGGGTACTTGGCAGGGAATATTTTTATTTGAACACAGAATTCAACCTCATAAAAGAATAATAATTCATCATTTTATTGGTAATTGA
- a CDS encoding NAD(P)/FAD-dependent oxidoreductase has translation MSLPKKAKVVIIGGGIHGLSTAWKLSETYKNAGDIILLEKKDTAAGASGIACGVVRNNYFQPAMRELMAHSVEVWESDPKSFKYNAVGYMQISSEIMHEDVASIFEQQKSIGYESVFIEGEKDCMKYMKNIFDDWQAKRITSVLHEKKGGYAFNKDSIKALEKKASAGGVTILKGIAVNGFNKENNGTVRSVITNEGIIECEQVVIGAGPWVRDFWNMLELPKKIEIKGKDEKLHQTEMWKYWFLQEGVLGVKSDYLRTNENKQPPVIHVDTDAPLYSDKNKKLLTDKLWGIYYKPDIEGLGVQGGTSPHIVDKHFDEVNVDPYGLESDEYQTTDAFSDMWTSALSHCQKRFEGNSSLYRKGPSGGLGCMTPDSFPIFDRFFDNVYLIADANHGYKMIGVGHLVANEIIGKESNLLKPFRFDRYKKGNLHPTSNSPFPWS, from the coding sequence ATGTCTTTACCCAAAAAAGCAAAAGTTGTCATTATCGGTGGTGGTATTCACGGATTAAGTACTGCTTGGAAATTATCTGAAACTTATAAAAATGCTGGTGATATAATTCTTTTAGAAAAAAAAGATACAGCTGCTGGTGCCAGTGGAATTGCTTGTGGTGTTGTAAGAAATAATTATTTCCAGCCAGCAATGAGAGAGTTAATGGCTCATTCAGTTGAAGTTTGGGAAAGTGATCCAAAATCTTTTAAATATAATGCTGTTGGATACATGCAAATTTCATCTGAAATTATGCATGAAGATGTTGCCAGCATTTTTGAGCAACAGAAATCTATTGGTTATGAGTCAGTTTTTATTGAAGGTGAAAAAGATTGCATGAAATATATGAAAAATATTTTCGATGATTGGCAAGCAAAAAGAATTACTTCAGTTCTTCATGAAAAAAAGGGTGGTTATGCTTTTAATAAAGATTCAATTAAGGCCTTAGAAAAAAAGGCAAGCGCTGGGGGAGTGACTATTCTTAAAGGAATTGCTGTAAATGGTTTTAATAAAGAAAATAACGGTACAGTTAGAAGTGTAATTACAAATGAGGGAATAATTGAATGTGAGCAAGTAGTAATTGGTGCAGGACCATGGGTTAGAGATTTTTGGAACATGTTAGAATTACCTAAAAAAATAGAAATTAAAGGTAAAGATGAAAAATTACATCAAACTGAAATGTGGAAATATTGGTTTTTACAAGAAGGAGTTTTGGGAGTTAAATCAGATTATTTAAGAACTAATGAAAATAAACAACCTCCTGTAATTCATGTTGATACAGATGCACCACTTTATTCAGACAAGAATAAAAAACTTTTGACTGATAAATTATGGGGCATTTATTATAAACCTGACATTGAAGGTTTAGGTGTTCAAGGTGGAACATCACCACACATAGTAGATAAACATTTTGATGAAGTTAACGTGGATCCATATGGTTTAGAGTCTGATGAATATCAAACAACAGATGCATTTTCAGATATGTGGACTTCAGCTTTATCACATTGTCAAAAAAGATTTGAAGGCAACTCCTCTTTATATAGAAAAGGTCCTTCAGGAGGATTGGGATGTATGACACCAGACAGCTTTCCAATTTTTGATAGATTTTTTGATAATGTATATTTAATTGCTGATGCAAATCATGGGTATAAGATGATCGGGGTGGGTCACCTGGTTGCAAATGAGATAATTGGTAAAGAAAGTAATTTATTAAAGCCATTTAGATTTGATCGCTACAAAAAAGGAAATCTTCACCCAACATCAAATAGTCCATTTCCATGGAGTTAA
- a CDS encoding cryptochrome/photolyase family protein, translating into MNNKAIVWIREDFRINNNPALAYASHQHNLVSALFIFNPKVFIKKREAQQWWLSKSLENFKVELSKFNINLEIQIGEEMDILSKINSKDNLTIYWNKIYEPDVISLGKKIRDNIFLKKNIKFKYFKGNILNEFQNVTKKDETPFKVFTPFWRVAEQIYINAIPSKLSKVLKREKSFEYFKNNRLPEEILPKKKWYKKFENYWDVSEKRSQSLLNDLIKNKINRYGVNRDIPSVEGTSKLSPYIKHGQIHVEKIYKECSLVKPKNINIQKYINELGWREFSHSLINYFPEMLKGNLRKEFDKFPWVKNEKHLKAWKDGMTGYPIVDAGMRELYETGWMHNRIRMVVGSFLVKHLRISWVEGEKHFRNCLLDFNEANNVAQWQWVAGCGADAAPYFRIFNPILQGEKFDKEGIYVKKWIPELNKVPAKFIHKPWEMEIKYQEAIKTIIGKNYPKPIVIHEKARASALEAFQSLKNK; encoded by the coding sequence ATGAACAATAAAGCTATTGTTTGGATTAGAGAAGATTTTAGGATTAATAACAATCCTGCTTTAGCTTATGCAAGCCATCAGCATAATTTGGTTTCAGCATTATTTATATTTAATCCAAAAGTATTTATTAAAAAAAGAGAAGCTCAACAATGGTGGCTATCAAAATCTTTGGAAAATTTTAAAGTTGAATTATCAAAATTTAATATAAACCTCGAAATTCAAATTGGTGAAGAGATGGATATATTATCAAAAATTAACTCAAAAGATAATCTAACAATTTATTGGAATAAAATTTATGAACCAGATGTTATAAGTTTAGGAAAAAAAATCAGAGATAATATTTTTTTAAAAAAAAATATAAAATTCAAATATTTCAAAGGGAATATATTAAATGAATTTCAAAATGTGACTAAAAAAGATGAAACGCCTTTTAAAGTATTTACTCCTTTTTGGAGAGTCGCAGAGCAAATTTATATCAATGCAATACCTTCTAAATTATCAAAAGTTTTAAAAAGAGAAAAAAGTTTTGAATACTTTAAAAATAATAGATTGCCTGAAGAAATTTTACCAAAAAAAAAATGGTATAAAAAGTTTGAAAATTATTGGGATGTATCTGAAAAAAGATCTCAGAGCCTTTTAAATGATCTAATCAAAAATAAAATCAATAGGTATGGTGTAAATAGAGATATTCCCTCAGTTGAAGGAACATCAAAACTTTCACCATATATTAAACATGGACAAATACATGTTGAAAAAATTTATAAAGAATGTTCTTTAGTAAAACCTAAAAACATCAATATACAAAAATATATTAACGAACTTGGTTGGAGAGAGTTTTCACACAGTTTAATCAATTATTTTCCTGAAATGTTAAAAGGTAATTTAAGAAAAGAATTTGATAAATTTCCATGGGTCAAAAATGAAAAACATTTGAAAGCCTGGAAAGATGGAATGACTGGTTATCCTATTGTAGACGCTGGTATGCGTGAACTATATGAAACTGGTTGGATGCACAACAGAATTAGAATGGTTGTAGGATCCTTTTTGGTAAAACATTTAAGAATAAGTTGGGTTGAAGGTGAAAAACATTTTAGAAACTGTTTATTAGATTTTAATGAAGCTAATAATGTAGCTCAATGGCAATGGGTTGCTGGCTGTGGTGCTGATGCAGCGCCTTATTTTAGAATATTCAATCCTATCCTTCAGGGTGAAAAATTTGATAAAGAGGGAATATATGTAAAAAAATGGATACCAGAACTTAATAAAGTCCCAGCAAAATTTATTCATAAACCATGGGAGATGGAGATAAAATATCAAGAAGCTATAAAAACTATAATTGGTAAAAATTATCCAAAACCAATTGTAATTCATGAAAAGGCAAGAGCATCTGCATTAGAAGCTTTCCAATCCCTAAAAAATAAATAA
- the glpK gene encoding glycerol kinase GlpK codes for MPKHKFIISIDQGTTSSRAILFDLKGRPKFVSQMEFKQYFPKDGWVEHDPEEIWSSTKKVLKDVIAKSKKLNGKVLTIGITNQRETTILWDKHTGKAVYNAIVWQDRRSSEYCKKLIKQKKETIIYNKTGLLIDAYFSATKIKWIIDNVPKARELIKKKRLLFGTVDSFLLWRLTNGADHATDATNASRTMLFNISTNEWDDQILKILKIPREILPIVKDCSADFGHTDPSLTGVSYPITGIVGDQQSASIGQCCFETGSLKSTYGTGAFVLLNTGRKKVYSKNRLLTTIGYRIKGQTTYALEGSIFIAGAGVQWLRDKIKFIKKASDTEKIIKSLKSNNGIYLVPAFTGLGAPYWAVNARGILSGLTRDTGPKEIVRATVESVAYQTHDLFEAMKNDGLKPKIIKVDGGMVKNNWFSQFLSDVVDIKVLRPKVDETTALGAAFMAGLQIGVYKSLEDISNNWQVDRSFIPKMKSNERKKLINGWDKAIRKTLS; via the coding sequence ATGCCAAAACACAAGTTTATTATTTCAATTGACCAAGGCACTACATCAAGTAGAGCAATTCTTTTTGACCTTAAGGGTAGACCAAAATTTGTATCTCAAATGGAGTTTAAACAATATTTTCCAAAAGATGGTTGGGTAGAGCATGATCCAGAGGAGATTTGGTCTTCAACTAAAAAAGTTCTTAAAGATGTTATTGCAAAAAGTAAAAAACTTAATGGAAAAGTTTTGACGATTGGAATTACCAATCAAAGAGAAACAACTATCCTTTGGGACAAACATACTGGCAAAGCAGTTTATAATGCTATTGTTTGGCAAGATAGAAGATCCTCAGAATACTGCAAAAAATTAATAAAACAAAAAAAAGAAACTATTATTTATAATAAAACCGGGTTGTTAATTGATGCTTATTTTTCAGCAACAAAAATTAAATGGATAATTGATAATGTTCCAAAAGCTAGAGAGTTAATAAAAAAGAAAAGATTATTATTTGGAACAGTGGATAGCTTTCTCTTATGGAGATTAACTAACGGTGCAGATCACGCTACTGATGCTACAAATGCAAGTAGAACAATGTTATTCAATATTTCTACAAATGAGTGGGATGATCAAATATTGAAAATTTTAAAAATACCAAGAGAAATATTACCCATAGTTAAAGATTGTTCAGCTGATTTTGGTCATACAGATCCCAGTCTTACTGGTGTATCTTATCCAATTACAGGAATAGTAGGCGATCAACAATCGGCAAGTATTGGGCAATGTTGTTTTGAAACTGGTTCACTAAAGAGTACATATGGGACAGGTGCTTTTGTTCTTTTAAACACAGGAAGAAAAAAAGTTTACTCTAAGAATAGATTGTTAACTACAATTGGTTATAGAATTAAAGGACAGACTACTTATGCATTAGAAGGATCTATTTTTATAGCTGGTGCAGGAGTGCAATGGTTAAGAGATAAAATAAAATTTATCAAAAAAGCATCAGATACAGAAAAAATTATTAAATCACTGAAATCAAATAATGGGATTTATTTAGTCCCAGCTTTCACAGGATTGGGAGCACCTTATTGGGCAGTAAATGCGCGAGGAATACTTTCTGGTCTAACAAGAGATACTGGACCAAAAGAAATTGTAAGAGCTACTGTAGAGTCGGTTGCTTATCAAACACATGATTTATTTGAAGCTATGAAAAATGATGGATTGAAACCAAAGATAATAAAAGTAGATGGTGGGATGGTAAAAAATAATTGGTTTTCACAATTTTTATCTGATGTTGTTGACATTAAAGTATTGAGACCAAAAGTGGATGAGACTACTGCTTTAGGTGCGGCATTTATGGCAGGACTACAAATTGGAGTTTATAAATCTCTTGAAGATATATCTAATAATTGGCAGGTCGATAGAAGTTTTATTCCTAAAATGAAATCAAATGAAAGAAAAAAACTTATTAATGGTTGGGATAAAGCAATTAGAAAAACATTATCATAG
- a CDS encoding outer membrane protein assembly factor BamB family protein codes for MNRIQILILLFFLISNCSLNENSRIWNKKEEDTSLNQNQVKILDEKIKVQKEFNSSLKINLKDEFIKKNEDFNFYSSQKYKGQLNKVRNFKFSKFEDFNILDVKPLISENSLIFFDKKGSIIKYDKNAKIIWKKNFYSKSEKKLYPKLSFAIHNDKLVVIDNIANFYLVDFNTGDLIWTKQNEYPFNSEIRIFSDKFFAIDYNNNIKCFNILDGKSCWTLPTENAFTIPNNKYSLILINNLIVFNNSIGDITALDAISGSITWQLPTQSRSSIAQNYDFQSSKLVTDGSSIFFSNNKNEFHSVDLTTGSINWKNEVNSTLTPIILDDFIFTVSEEGYLFVIQKNKGNIIRINNLYKSFKEKKRKSLKPVGFIVGDGKLYLTNNNGTLIVVDLLSGSVINEIKIGRDEILQPYIQDQSLYLIKNGSIVKYD; via the coding sequence GTGAATAGAATTCAAATATTAATTTTATTATTTTTTTTAATATCAAATTGTTCTTTAAATGAAAACTCAAGAATTTGGAATAAAAAAGAAGAAGACACATCATTAAATCAAAACCAAGTTAAAATTTTAGATGAAAAAATTAAAGTTCAAAAAGAATTTAATTCATCATTAAAAATAAATCTTAAAGATGAATTTATTAAAAAAAACGAAGACTTTAATTTTTATAGCTCTCAAAAATATAAAGGCCAACTCAATAAAGTTAGAAACTTTAAATTTTCGAAATTTGAAGATTTTAATATCTTAGATGTAAAACCCTTAATTAGTGAAAATTCTTTAATTTTTTTTGATAAAAAAGGTTCCATAATAAAATATGATAAAAATGCCAAGATAATTTGGAAGAAAAATTTTTATTCAAAAAGTGAAAAAAAACTTTATCCAAAATTAAGTTTTGCAATACATAATGATAAATTAGTCGTGATAGATAATATAGCTAATTTTTATTTAGTTGATTTTAATACTGGAGATCTGATTTGGACTAAACAAAATGAGTACCCTTTTAATTCAGAAATTAGAATATTTAGCGATAAATTTTTTGCAATTGATTATAATAACAATATTAAATGTTTTAATATTTTAGATGGAAAAAGCTGTTGGACACTTCCAACAGAAAATGCATTTACAATCCCAAACAACAAATACTCATTGATTTTAATAAATAATTTAATTGTTTTTAATAATTCTATTGGAGATATTACTGCTTTGGATGCGATATCTGGTTCAATTACTTGGCAACTTCCAACACAAAGCAGAAGTTCTATTGCACAGAATTATGATTTTCAAAGTTCAAAATTAGTAACTGATGGAAGTTCAATTTTTTTTTCAAACAATAAGAATGAATTTCATTCTGTGGATTTAACTACAGGATCTATTAATTGGAAAAATGAAGTGAATTCAACATTAACTCCAATTATTTTAGATGATTTTATATTTACAGTTTCAGAAGAGGGATATTTATTTGTGATACAAAAAAATAAAGGAAATATAATTAGAATAAACAATTTATATAAATCTTTTAAAGAAAAAAAAAGAAAATCATTAAAACCAGTTGGTTTTATTGTTGGCGATGGAAAATTATATTTAACTAACAATAATGGAACTTTGATTGTAGTCGATTTGTTGTCTGGTTCAGTAATAAATGAAATTAAAATTGGAAGAGATGAAATTTTACAACCTTATATTCAAGATCAAAGTTTATATTTAATTAAAAATGGTAGCATCGTTAAATATGATTAA
- a CDS encoding tetratricopeptide repeat protein, whose translation MDEETAIINSNTRNEKIRNFFVNNKKTLLTFVVIIIAILFGYFANEEYKENKKLEISDQYNSAVTKYSEENKEITKNSLVDLVYKNDSTYSPLSLYFIIDNKLITGKSEINDLFDNIIEEVSLDKEIKNLIIYKKALYNADSSEENELLEILKPITNSESIWKAQALYLIAEYFYSKDEKQKSKEFFNQIILIDNANQYLKTEAQKRLNRDLSE comes from the coding sequence ATGGATGAAGAAACAGCAATTATTAATAGCAATACAAGAAATGAAAAAATCAGAAACTTTTTTGTTAATAATAAAAAAACACTTCTAACATTTGTTGTAATCATCATAGCAATTTTATTTGGGTACTTTGCCAATGAAGAATATAAAGAAAATAAAAAATTAGAAATTTCTGATCAGTACAATTCTGCTGTAACTAAGTATTCAGAGGAGAATAAGGAGATAACTAAAAATTCACTAGTTGATTTAGTTTATAAGAATGATTCTACTTACTCTCCTTTATCTCTTTACTTTATAATCGATAATAAACTAATTACTGGTAAGTCAGAAATTAATGACTTGTTTGACAATATTATTGAAGAAGTTTCTTTAGACAAGGAAATCAAAAATTTAATTATCTATAAAAAAGCACTTTATAATGCTGACTCTAGTGAAGAAAATGAGCTTTTAGAAATATTAAAACCAATTACCAACTCCGAGAGTATTTGGAAAGCTCAAGCACTTTACCTTATAGCAGAATATTTTTATTCTAAAGATGAAAAACAAAAATCAAAAGAATTCTTTAATCAAATAATCCTAATAGATAACGCTAATCAGTATCTTAAAACTGAAGCTCAAAAAAGATTAAATAGAGATTTAAGTGAATAG
- the zapE gene encoding cell division protein ZapE, which produces MKLDKKFIEFCSNKKLEINPNQIEIINTLKNFQNINFDRSFLNSFFKKSSKLGFYLHGDVGVGKTMILDFFFKQLEIKKLKVHFNEFMISFHDFMFENDKKDKAIGIFVKDLKDKAKILFFDEFQVTNIVDAMILGRLFEKIFEKKICVLFSSNIKINDLYKDGLQRDQFLPFLKILKENSIEKELSINEDYRINKKDILNRFLSPINETTNFKLNKFFRELTKNKKNNPKNLNIKGRELLIENFYEGIAKFRFNELCDRNLGAEDYLQISNCCNFILIEGLPDFNEDNSNQQQRFITLIDIIYEKKIPILISSANSLNDLNSSGSLAKIFKRTISRLHELTSIKIQTT; this is translated from the coding sequence ATGAAATTAGATAAAAAGTTTATTGAATTTTGTAGTAATAAAAAACTAGAAATTAACCCAAATCAAATAGAAATTATTAATACACTCAAAAATTTTCAGAATATAAATTTTGATCGTTCATTCTTAAATAGTTTTTTTAAAAAAAGCTCAAAATTGGGTTTTTACTTACATGGTGATGTTGGTGTTGGCAAAACAATGATTTTAGACTTCTTTTTTAAACAACTAGAAATAAAAAAATTAAAAGTCCACTTTAATGAATTCATGATTAGCTTTCATGATTTTATGTTTGAGAATGACAAAAAAGATAAGGCTATTGGTATATTTGTTAAAGACTTAAAAGATAAGGCAAAAATACTATTTTTTGATGAATTTCAAGTCACGAATATTGTGGATGCAATGATACTAGGAAGATTATTTGAAAAAATATTTGAAAAAAAAATATGTGTTTTATTTTCATCAAATATAAAGATTAATGATCTTTATAAAGATGGTTTACAAAGAGATCAATTTTTACCATTTCTTAAAATTTTAAAGGAAAATTCGATTGAAAAGGAATTATCAATTAATGAAGATTATAGAATTAATAAAAAAGATATTCTAAATAGATTTTTATCTCCAATAAATGAAACAACAAATTTTAAATTAAATAAATTTTTTAGGGAGTTAACTAAAAATAAAAAGAATAATCCTAAAAATTTAAATATAAAAGGCAGAGAATTATTAATTGAAAATTTTTATGAAGGTATTGCTAAATTTAGATTTAATGAATTATGTGATAGAAATTTAGGTGCAGAGGACTATCTTCAGATATCGAATTGTTGCAATTTCATTTTGATTGAAGGATTGCCAGATTTTAATGAAGATAACTCTAATCAACAGCAAAGATTTATTACTTTAATCGATATAATTTATGAAAAAAAAATTCCAATTTTAATCTCATCAGCAAATTCATTAAATGATTTAAATTCATCAGGGAGTCTTGCAAAAATATTTAAAAGAACAATCAGCAGGCTACATGAACTTACATCAATAAAAATTCAGACTACATGA
- a CDS encoding diaminopropionate ammonia-lyase — translation MHKILENKIYSISNIVYNEKHLLDKDNIFQNLEEKLITEAVTTIENWETYKPTPLIELDKLSSYLNINKIYYKDEGFRFDLKSFKALGGAFAVNKIVKETKAKTVSTATAGNHGRSVAWGAQRLGIKCKIFISEFVSEDRAEAMRNLGADVIRVKGNYDASLKECINQSKKNQWEIVQDVSWEGYKTVPRYIMAGYTIMIKEIFDKIKNEKISHVFLQAGVGGMAAAAIAGFAKYSNNLPCFITVEPKDAECVLQSIKNKKPTSINIQKESIMGGMSCGDVSSLAWEILKHSTNYSISISDEAIATTVALLKQKEFSNDEIIAGECGVPGVISLISAIKDKNICEKLKLNFQSNVLLIGCEGLTDFKMYNKLLKEGQEIIKNEQ, via the coding sequence ATGCATAAGATTTTAGAAAATAAAATTTATTCAATTTCAAACATTGTTTACAATGAAAAACATCTTTTAGATAAAGACAATATTTTTCAAAATTTAGAGGAGAAACTCATCACAGAAGCAGTCACAACAATTGAAAATTGGGAAACATATAAACCAACACCTTTAATTGAATTAGATAAACTTAGCTCATATCTAAATATAAATAAGATTTATTATAAAGATGAAGGATTTAGATTTGATTTAAAATCATTCAAAGCTTTAGGTGGCGCATTTGCAGTTAATAAAATTGTCAAAGAAACTAAAGCAAAAACTGTATCTACGGCTACAGCTGGAAACCATGGAAGATCTGTTGCGTGGGGTGCTCAAAGATTAGGTATTAAATGCAAGATATTTATCAGTGAGTTTGTAAGTGAAGACAGAGCAGAGGCAATGAGGAATTTAGGAGCTGATGTAATTAGGGTTAAAGGCAATTATGATGCTTCTTTGAAAGAGTGCATAAATCAATCCAAAAAAAATCAATGGGAAATTGTTCAGGATGTTTCTTGGGAAGGATACAAAACTGTACCAAGATATATCATGGCTGGTTATACAATAATGATTAAAGAAATTTTTGATAAGATCAAAAATGAAAAAATTTCACATGTATTTTTACAAGCTGGTGTAGGTGGAATGGCTGCTGCAGCAATTGCAGGTTTTGCAAAATATTCAAATAATTTGCCATGCTTTATTACAGTTGAGCCAAAAGATGCTGAATGTGTATTACAAAGTATTAAAAATAAAAAGCCCACTTCAATAAATATACAAAAAGAGTCTATTATGGGTGGTATGTCATGTGGTGATGTATCTAGTTTAGCTTGGGAAATACTCAAACATTCAACAAATTATTCAATATCAATTTCAGATGAAGCTATCGCAACAACTGTTGCACTTTTAAAACAAAAAGAATTTTCAAATGATGAAATTATTGCTGGAGAATGTGGAGTGCCTGGAGTTATTTCTTTAATATCGGCGATTAAAGACAAAAATATTTGTGAAAAACTTAAGCTTAATTTTCAATCAAATGTTCTACTAATAGGTTGTGAGGGTCTGACTGACTTTAAAATGTACAATAAACTTTTAAAGGAAGGACAAGAAATTATAAAAAATGAACAATAA